The following coding sequences are from one Mycobacterium bourgelatii window:
- a CDS encoding putative quinol monooxygenase gives MPVTVLLELKFKPEEVSAARELMGRTLEVTRAFEGNLQTDVLIDEDDEAHWIIYEVWDTVEHDEAYRAFRAGEGKVTQLPPLLAAPPAKTRYVTSDI, from the coding sequence ATGCCGGTCACGGTTCTACTCGAACTCAAGTTCAAGCCCGAGGAGGTGTCCGCCGCCCGCGAGCTGATGGGTCGGACGCTGGAGGTCACCCGGGCATTTGAAGGGAACCTCCAGACGGACGTGCTCATCGATGAGGACGACGAAGCCCACTGGATCATTTACGAAGTCTGGGACACCGTCGAGCACGACGAGGCCTACCGCGCCTTCCGTGCCGGCGAAGGAAAGGTGACTCAGCTTCCTCCGTTGCTGGCTGCGCCGCCAGCCAAGACCAGGTACGTCACCAGCGACATCTAG
- a CDS encoding LLM class F420-dependent oxidoreductase: protein MRFGLFIPQGWRMDLVGIEPENHWAVMRDLAAYADDGAWDSLWVYDHFHTVPFPSDQATHEAWSLMSAYAATTSRIKLGQMCTAMSYRNPVYLAKVAATADIISGGRVQMGIGGGWYEHEWRAYGYGFPSAGVRLGRLDEGVQIMRDAWRDGKVSFDGKHYQVDGAIVAPKPLQENGLPLWIAGGGEKVTLRIAAKYAQYTNFTPEPEAFAHKSEVLAGHCRDVGTDFDAIVRSANFTAVVGSSEAEVKDRLQRVRDRLAGYVPDAAADAMTTGLPDATTGTPEQVAERLAKVRDLGCEYAILYFPEAAYDRSGIELFEREVIPALG from the coding sequence ATGCGCTTCGGTCTCTTCATTCCGCAAGGCTGGCGGATGGATCTTGTCGGCATCGAACCCGAAAATCACTGGGCGGTGATGCGCGACCTGGCTGCCTACGCCGACGACGGCGCGTGGGACTCACTGTGGGTCTACGACCACTTCCACACGGTGCCGTTCCCCAGCGACCAAGCCACGCACGAGGCGTGGTCGCTGATGTCGGCGTACGCCGCGACCACGTCGCGAATCAAACTCGGACAGATGTGCACCGCGATGAGCTATCGCAATCCCGTCTACTTGGCCAAGGTCGCGGCGACCGCCGACATCATTTCCGGTGGCCGAGTTCAGATGGGCATTGGCGGCGGCTGGTACGAACACGAGTGGCGCGCTTACGGTTACGGATTTCCCTCCGCGGGTGTGCGGCTGGGGCGGCTGGACGAAGGCGTGCAGATCATGCGGGACGCCTGGCGAGACGGCAAGGTCAGCTTCGACGGTAAGCACTACCAAGTCGATGGTGCGATCGTCGCGCCAAAGCCGTTGCAGGAGAATGGTCTTCCGCTGTGGATCGCCGGCGGTGGGGAGAAGGTGACCCTGCGCATCGCGGCAAAGTATGCGCAGTACACCAACTTCACGCCGGAGCCCGAGGCCTTCGCCCACAAGTCGGAGGTGCTGGCCGGGCACTGTCGCGACGTGGGCACCGACTTCGATGCGATCGTGCGCTCGGCCAACTTCACCGCGGTGGTCGGATCGTCGGAAGCCGAGGTCAAGGACCGGCTGCAGCGGGTGCGCGATCGACTGGCGGGTTACGTTCCCGACGCAGCGGCGGACGCGATGACCACCGGTCTCCCGGATGCGACGACCGGCACACCGGAACAGGTGGCCGAGCGGCTCGCGAAGGTGCGCGACTTGGGGTGTGAGTACGCGATCCTGTACTTCCCGGAGGCCGCCTACGACCGCTCCGGCATCGAGCTGTTCGAACGCGAGGTAATTCCCGCGCTCGGCTAG
- a CDS encoding metal-sensitive transcriptional regulator — MVGDEDSIAAVLNRLRRAQGQLAGVIAMIEQGRDCKDVVTQLAAVSRALDRAGFKIVATGLRECATGKRAKGAEPMTEAELEKLFLALA, encoded by the coding sequence ATGGTTGGTGACGAAGACAGCATCGCCGCGGTATTGAATAGACTTCGCCGCGCGCAAGGCCAACTCGCCGGCGTGATCGCGATGATCGAACAGGGCCGCGACTGCAAGGACGTCGTCACACAACTTGCCGCGGTCTCCCGCGCCCTCGACCGCGCCGGATTCAAGATCGTCGCCACCGGCCTGCGGGAATGCGCCACGGGGAAACGCGCAAAAGGAGCCGAACCAATGACCGAGGCGGAGTTGGAAAAGCTCTTCCTCGCGCTTGCCTAA
- a CDS encoding DUF302 domain-containing protein → MTTGLSVKLNTSFEDAVERTTKALADQGFGVLTTIDVKATLKQKLDEDMENYLILGACNPVLAHRALGVDRQIGQLLPCNVVVRTDPDSSGDVVLVEAMDPQLMVRVAGESEGLQEVADQAAAKLQAAISAVGQTGSG, encoded by the coding sequence ATGACCACGGGACTGAGTGTCAAGCTGAACACTTCGTTCGAGGACGCGGTAGAGCGGACCACGAAGGCACTGGCGGATCAGGGATTTGGCGTGCTGACCACGATCGACGTCAAGGCCACCCTGAAGCAAAAGCTCGACGAGGACATGGAGAACTACTTGATTCTCGGTGCCTGCAATCCGGTCTTAGCGCACCGCGCCCTAGGGGTGGACCGTCAGATAGGCCAGTTGTTGCCCTGCAACGTTGTCGTGCGCACTGACCCTGACAGCTCGGGCGACGTGGTGCTCGTGGAAGCGATGGACCCGCAGCTCATGGTCCGGGTCGCAGGTGAGTCGGAAGGGTTGCAAGAGGTGGCCGATCAAGCCGCTGCCAAGCTGCAGGCGGCGATCAGCGCGGTCGGCCAAACAGGCAGCGGTTAA
- a CDS encoding carboxymuconolactone decarboxylase family protein → MSEHSHYQDVLNDLNPKHRALRKMIPDVYRGFAEMSNGAFASGALDKKFKELIALAIGVVAGCDGCIASHAQAAVRAGASRQEAAEAIGVSILMHGGPATIYGARAFDAFCEFADAAADKEPAQ, encoded by the coding sequence ATGAGCGAACACAGCCACTACCAAGACGTCCTCAACGACCTCAACCCGAAGCATCGGGCCCTGCGCAAAATGATCCCCGATGTGTACCGCGGGTTCGCCGAGATGAGCAATGGCGCATTCGCCTCGGGAGCGTTGGATAAGAAGTTCAAGGAACTCATCGCACTCGCTATTGGGGTTGTGGCCGGATGCGACGGCTGCATCGCGTCCCACGCGCAGGCCGCCGTTCGCGCCGGCGCCTCCCGGCAGGAGGCGGCCGAGGCCATCGGGGTCAGCATTCTCATGCATGGTGGGCCTGCCACCATTTACGGCGCACGCGCCTTCGACGCGTTTTGCGAGTTCGCCGATGCAGCGGCCGACAAAGAACCGGCGCAATGA